One genomic region from Buteo buteo chromosome 12, bButBut1.hap1.1, whole genome shotgun sequence encodes:
- the RD3 gene encoding protein RD3 isoform X2 encodes MTGIYHRDCNYACRSHAAWAPVCKDTQSTMSLASWFRWNEPPTRISQRNPTEMVVETLMMELNWQTKQAEKQQRERENEYRKIKTGVDYGWLVSYPKQSYDISPGERLQLEDMCTKIHPSYCGPVILRFRQLIAEYEPEVQEVSRLFRSVLQEAAEKIKEEEEAKKLARQWNTKNKTSLSLTTFKSRSRISPFISDIKTISEDVERGTQPTRRVWSMPEFRNAKDY; translated from the exons TAAAGACACACAGAGCACTATGTCACTGGCTTCCTGGTTCAGGTGGAATGAGCCCCCAACCCGCATTTCCCAGAGGAACCCAACAGAAATGGTGGTTGAGACGCTAATGATGGAGCTGAACTGGCAGACCAAgcaggcagagaagcagcagcgaGAGCGGGAGAATGAGTATCGCAAGATCAAGACTGGGGTGGACTACGGCTGGCTGGTCAGCTATCCAAAGCAGAGCTATGATATCAGCCCAGGAGAAcggctgcagctggaggatATGTGTACCAAAATACATCCTTCCTACTGTGGGCCTGTCATACTCAG ATTCCGGCAACTCATTGCTGAATATGAACCAGAAGTGCAGGAAGTATCCCGGCTCTTCCGCTCTGTCCTGCAGGAAGCTGCTGAGAAGatcaaagaggaggaagaggccaAGAAGCTTGCCAGGCAATGGaacacaaagaacaaaaccagcctCTCCTTAACAACATTTAAATCTCGGTCCAGGATTTCCCCATTCATCAGTGACATCAAGACCATCTCTGAGGATGTGGAGCGGGGCACCCAGCCCACCAGGAGGGTTTGGAGCATGCCAGAATTTCGGAATGCCAAGGATTACTGA
- the RD3 gene encoding protein RD3 isoform X3 gives MSLASWFRWNEPPTRISQRNPTEMVVETLMMELNWQTKQAEKQQRERENEYRKIKTGVDYGWLVSYPKQSYDISPGERLQLEDMCTKIHPSYCGPVILRFRQLIAEYEPEVQEVSRLFRSVLQEAAEKIKEEEEAKKLARQWNTKNKTSLSLTTFKSRSRISPFISDIKTISEDVERGTQPTRRVWSMPEFRNAKDY, from the exons ATGTCACTGGCTTCCTGGTTCAGGTGGAATGAGCCCCCAACCCGCATTTCCCAGAGGAACCCAACAGAAATGGTGGTTGAGACGCTAATGATGGAGCTGAACTGGCAGACCAAgcaggcagagaagcagcagcgaGAGCGGGAGAATGAGTATCGCAAGATCAAGACTGGGGTGGACTACGGCTGGCTGGTCAGCTATCCAAAGCAGAGCTATGATATCAGCCCAGGAGAAcggctgcagctggaggatATGTGTACCAAAATACATCCTTCCTACTGTGGGCCTGTCATACTCAG ATTCCGGCAACTCATTGCTGAATATGAACCAGAAGTGCAGGAAGTATCCCGGCTCTTCCGCTCTGTCCTGCAGGAAGCTGCTGAGAAGatcaaagaggaggaagaggccaAGAAGCTTGCCAGGCAATGGaacacaaagaacaaaaccagcctCTCCTTAACAACATTTAAATCTCGGTCCAGGATTTCCCCATTCATCAGTGACATCAAGACCATCTCTGAGGATGTGGAGCGGGGCACCCAGCCCACCAGGAGGGTTTGGAGCATGCCAGAATTTCGGAATGCCAAGGATTACTGA